From Ailuropoda melanoleuca isolate Jingjing chromosome 8, ASM200744v2, whole genome shotgun sequence, a single genomic window includes:
- the LOC100483029 gene encoding olfactory receptor 56A4 has translation MVLLLNNTATQVTEFLMICFPGMQDTQHWLSVVLAPLLILALGANFVLLLTIQQETSLHEPMYYLLAILSMLDIILCLTVIPKVLLIFWFNMKTISFAGCFLQMFIMNTFLPMESSTFLVMAYDRYVAICYPLRYPSIITEKFVIYAAIFIVFRNLLATLPTPLLAARLNYCASNVVENCICANISVAKLSCGDIHLNELYQFVSVWCLLGSDLVLILLSYCFILRAVMRLQSGGAATKALSTCGSHLILILFFYTLLLVFIFTNKARKKVPSEVPILLNVLHHLIPPALNPIVYGVRTQEIKQGIIKILKYQF, from the exons ATGGTACTGCTTCTCAACAACACAGCCACTCAGGTGACTGAATTCCTGATGATCTGCTTCCCAGGAATGCAGGACACGCAGCACTGGCTATCTGTTGTCCTGGCGCCCCTCCTGATTTTGGCCCTTGGGGCTAACTTTGTGTTGTTACTCACCATCCAGCAGGAGACATCTCTGCATGAACCCATGTACTACCTGCTTGCCATCCTCTCCATGCTGGATATCATCCTCTGCCTCACTGTCATCCCTAAG GTCCTGCTCATCTTCTGGTTCAACATGAAGACCATCAGCTTTGCAGGCTGCTTTCTGCAGATGTTCATCATGAATACATTCCTTCCCATGGAGTCTTCCACCTTCCTGGTTATGGcgtatgaccgctatgtggccatttgCTATCCTCTACGCTACCCATCCATCATCACTGAAAAATTTGTCATTTATGCAGCCATTTTCATTGTCTTCCGCAATTTGCTGGCCACACTGCCTACACCACTTTTGGCTGCCAGGCTCAACTACTGTGCCAGCAATGTGGTGGAGAACTGTATCTGTGCCAACATTTCTGTAGCAAAGCTCTCCTGTGGTGATATTCACCTAAATGAGCTCTACCAGTTTGTGAGTGTTTGGTGTCTATTGGGTTCTGACTTGGTGCTCATCTTGCTATCCTACTGCTTCATCTTGAGAGCTGTTATGCGTCTGCAGTCAGGAGGTGCAGCCACCAAAGCCTTGAGTACTTGTGGTTCCCATCTCATTCTTATACTTTTCTTCTATACATTGCTGCTAGTTTTCATCTTCAcaaacaaggcaagaaagaaggtGCCCTCAGAGGTACCCATTCTTCTCAATGTCTTACACCACCTCATTCCACCAGCCCTGAACCCCATTGTTTATGGAGTACGAACACAGGAAATCAAGCAAGGGATTATCAAAATACTCAAGTACCAGTTCTGA
- the LOC109490533 gene encoding olfactory receptor 56A4-like — translation MASPSNYSTAPVSEFLLICFPNYQSWQHWLSLPLSLLFLLAMGANATLLITIRLEASLHEPMYYLLSLLSLLDMVLCLTVIPKVLAIFWFDLRSISFSACFLQIFTACFLQMFIMNSFLTMESCTFMVMAYDRYVAICHPLRYPSIITDQFVVRAAIFVVARNGLLTMPIPVLSSRLRYCAENIIKNCICTNLSVSKLSCDDITFNQLYQFVAGWTLLGSDLILIVLSYSFILKAVLRIKAEGAMTKALGTCGSHFILILFFSTVLLVLVITNLARKKIPPDVPILLNILHHLIPPALNPIVYGVRTKEIKQGIQKLLRRL, via the exons ATGGCTTCACCCAGCAACTACTCCACTGCTCCAGTCTCTGAATTCCTCCTCATCTGCTTCCCTAACTACCAGAGTTGGCAGCACTGGctgtccctgcccctcagcctgctcttcctcctggccATGGGGGCCAACGCCACCCTGCTGATCACCATCAGGCTGGAGGCCTCTCTCCATGAGCCCATGTACTACCTGCTCAGCCTCCTCTCCCTGTTGGACATGGTGCTCTGCCTGACCGTCATCCCCAAGGTCCTGGCCATCTTCTGGTTTGACCTCAGGTCCATCAGCTTCTCAGCCTGCTTCCTCCAGAT TTTCACAGCCTGCTTCCTCCAGATGTTCATCATGAATAGTTTCCTGACCATGGAGTCCTGCACATTCATggtcatggcctatgaccgctatgtggccatctgtcacccacTACGATACCCATCCATAATCACTGACCAATTTGTGGTTAGGGCTGCCATCTTTGTTGTGGCTCGGAATGGCCTTCTTACTATGCCTATCCCCGTACTTTCTTCCCGGCTCAGATACTGTGCAGAGAACATCATCAAGAACTGTATCTGCACTAACCTATCTGTGTCCAAACTCTCCTGTGATGACATCACCTTCAATCAGCTCTACCAGTTTGTGGCAGGTTGGACTCTACTGGGGTCTGATCTCATCCTAATTGTTCTCTCCTACTCCTTCATCCTGAAAGCTGTGCTCAGGATCAAGGCTGAGGGTGCTATGACCAAAGCTCTAGGCACATGTGGTTCCCACTTCATCCTCATCCTCTTCTTCAGCACAGTCCTGCTGGTTCTGGTCATCACCAACCTGGCCAGGAAGAAGATTCCCCCAGATGTCCCCATCCTGCTCAACATCTTGCACCACCTCATCCCCCCAGCTCTGAACCCCATTGTTTACGGTGTGAGAACCAAGGAGATCAAGCAGGGAATCCAGAAGCTGCTGAGAAGGTTGTAA